One Helicoverpa zea isolate HzStark_Cry1AcR chromosome 11, ilHelZeax1.1, whole genome shotgun sequence genomic window carries:
- the LOC124634517 gene encoding cysteine proteinase 1-like: protein MLTITILLFILKEYSCYLVLPKPSLDEKPLLRSPVNNGPIPDYFDWRDRDAVSPVVNQGVCAACWAFATTATIESHRKIYLEVKEKLSEQFLIDCDDEGVGCRDGSMLQAYANMIIKSGGILRNIDYYPYAEEQRECRWNAVLNRHATNYTTRWFENSPRPHPRPVPVVGFRRVIRDEDVMARYLYRHGPLSAAINSASMDNYTGGIDEPTEKSCSPSGLNHAVEIVGYNVYEDENGNRTPYWIIKNSWGVGWGDNGYYYLVRGRNACGIASDVSFPIVG, encoded by the exons atgttAACGATCACTATACTTTTGTTTATCTTAAAGGAGTATAGTTGTTACCTTGTATTACCAAAACCTTCTTTGGACGAAAAGCCACTACTAAGAAGCCCTGTCAATAATGGGCCTATTCCTGATTACTTTGATTGGAGGGACCGCGATGCTGTGTCACCCGTTGTGAATCAAGGAGTCTGTGCAGCTTGCTGGGCTTTCGCCACTACTG CTACCATAGAGAGTCATCGGAAAATATATCTGGAAGTTAAAGAGAAGTTATCGGAACAGTTTCTTATCGATTGTGATGATGAAGGCGTGGGGTGCAGGGATGGTTCCATGCTACAAGCATATGC AAACATGATCATAAAATCTGGTGGTATACTTCGAAACATAGACTATTATCCATATGCAGAAGAACAGAGGGAATGTAGGTGGAATGCTGTTTTAAACCGTCATGCGACTAATTATACTACAAGGTGGTTCGAGAACAGTCCTAGGCCACATCCCAGACCTGTCCCAGTGGTCGGGTTTCGAAGGGTTATTAGAGATGAAGATGTTATGGCAAGATATCTTTATCGACATGGACCGTTATCTGCAG CCATTAACTCAGCGTCTATGGACAACTACACGGGTGGTATAGATGAGCCTACAGAAAAAAGTTGCAGTCCCAGTGGATTGAACCATGCCGTCGAGATTGTAGGATACAATGTTTATG AGGATGAAAACGGCAACAGGACTCCATACTGGATAATCAAGAACTCCTGGGGGGTGGGGTGGGGAGATAACGGGTACTACTACCTGGTGCGCGGGCGCAACGCCTGTGGCATCGCCAGTGACGTTTCTTTTCCCATTGTCGGCTAA